From Eretmochelys imbricata isolate rEreImb1 chromosome 17, rEreImb1.hap1, whole genome shotgun sequence, a single genomic window includes:
- the DDX52 gene encoding putative ATP-dependent RNA helicase DDX52, with amino-acid sequence MDSYGLFRKLGAGARFDLKRFSQDAQRFKVVKVRDTEFDPPESLDFFGSKDTKLPSISENGLGTNGSKKSKAKIQRRESHMDEKVDDSEERLNAGSARKRKQDTGNFEGKKRKRKTQEPVSVRSDVENDGILWMSSLETKIKDTREKGEKKPTAEKLEQLRQQKINHFRNKHKISVQGTDLPEPIATFEQLQAEYKIQPKIMQNIQAAGFQVPTPIQMQAIPVMLHGRELLASAPTGSGKTLAFSIPILAHLKQPMNKGFRALIISPTRELASQTHRELVKLSEGSGFRIHMIHKAVEATKKFGPKSSQKFDILVTTPNRLIYLLKQDPPGIDLTRVEWLVVDESDKLFEDGKSGFRDQLASIFLACTSHVVKRALFSATFAFDVEQWCKLNLDNVILVSVGARNSAAETVDQELLFVGSETGKLLAMRDLVKKGFTPPVLVFVQSIERAKELFHELIYEGINVDVIHADKTQQQRDNVVHSFRAGKIWVLICTALLARGIDFKGVNMVINYDFPTSAVEYIHRIGRTGRAGHTGKAITFFTEDDKPLLRSVANVIQQAGCPVPDYIKTFHKLQSKQKKKLIKKPLEREHIRTTPQYLLEKAKKKKKIIQKNIKEKKPKEAKK; translated from the exons ATGGATTCCTACGGGCTCTTCCGGAAGCTGGGGGCTGGCGCCAGGTTCGATCTGAAGCGCTTCAGCCAGGACGCCCAGCGCTTCAAG gTGGTAAAAGTGAGAGACACTGAATTTGACCCTCCAGAGAGTCTTGACTTTTTTGGAAGCAAAGATACAAAGCTTCCAAGTATTTCTGAAAATGGCCTGGGAACAAATGGCTCCAAGAAATCCAAAGCTAAAATACAGCGACGTGAATCGCACATGGATGAGAAAGTAGATGACTCTGAAGAGAGGCTTAATGCAGGGAGTGCAAGGAAGAGAAAACAAGACACAGGGAACTTTgaagggaagaaaaggaagagaaagacccAAG AACCTGTTTCAGTCCGTTCTGATGTGGAAAATGATGGGATATTGTGGATGTCCTCTTTGGAAACAAAGATTAAAGATAcaagagaaaagggggaaaagaaacccactgcagagaaactggaacaaCTCAGACAGCAAAAG ATAAACCATTTCAGAAATAAACACAAGATTAGTGTCCAAGGAACAGATCTCCCTGAACCAATTGCCACATTTGAGCAGCTTCAAGCAGAATATAAAATCCAGCCTAAAATAATGCAGAATATTCAAGCTGCTGGCTTCCAGGTCCCTACGCCAATTCAGATGCAAGCCATTCCAGTCATGCTTCAT GGTCGGGAACTTCtggcttctgctcccactggatcAGGAAAGACTTTGGCTTTTAGCATTCCTATTTTAGCACATCTGAAACAACCTATGAATAAAGGATTTAGAGCTCTGATCATATCGCCTACCCGAGAACTTGCTAGTcag ACCCACCGAGAGCTAGTAAAGCTGTCTGAGGGGTCTGGATTCAGAATACATATGATCCATAAAGCAGTTGAAGCAACCAAGAAGTTTGGACCCAAATCATCGCAGAAATTTG ATATACTAGTGACTACTCCAAACAGACTCATTTATTTGCTGAAACAAGATCCTCCAGGCATAGACTTGACAAG AGTTGAATGGTTGGTGGTTGATGAGTCAGACAAACTATTTGAAGATGGGAAGTCGGGGTTCAGAGACCAGTTAGCCTCCATCTTCCTGGCATGCACGTCCCATGTTGTCAAAAGAGCCTTGTTCAGCGCAACCTTTGCATTCGATGTAGAGCAATGGTGCAAACTCAACCTGGACAATGTCATTTTGGTATCTGTTGGAGCAAG aaactcTGCAGCGGAGACAGTAGATCAAGAGCTCTTGTTTGTTGGCTCAGAGACAGGAAAACTACTGGCAATGAGAGACCTTGTTAAAAAG GGATTCACTCCTCCTGTCCTTGTTTTTGTGCAGTCCATTGAAAGGGCTAAAGAGCTCTTCCATGAACTCATTTATGAAGGAATCAATGTGGATGTCATCCATGCAGACAAAACACAGCAACAG AGAGATAACGTAGTACACagtttcagagctgggaagatTTGGGTGCTTATCTGCACAGCCTTGCTAGCACGAGggattgacttcaaaggagtgaATATGGTCATTAACTATGACTTCCCAACCAGTGCCGTGGAATACATCCACAGGATAG GTCGTACTGGAAGAGCAGGACACACAGGAAAAGCAATTACTTTTTTTACTGAAGATGATAAACCTTTATTACGAAG TGTAGCCAACGTTATCCAGCAGGCTGGCTGTCCCGTGCCAGACTATATAAAAACCTTCCACAAACTGCAAAG CAAACAAAAGAAGAAGCTGATTAAGAAACCATTGGAAAGGGAGCACATTCGTACCACTCCTCAGTACTTATTAGAAAAAGCCAAGAAAAAAAA GAAAATTATACAGAAAAATATTAAGGAAAAGAAACCCAAGGAGGCAAAAAAATGA